From a region of the Calliphora vicina chromosome 4, idCalVici1.1, whole genome shotgun sequence genome:
- the RpL35 gene encoding large ribosomal subunit protein uL29, whose protein sequence is MVKVKCSDLRTKDKKELTKQLEELKNELLNLRVAKVTGGAPSKLSKIRVVRKAIARVYIVMHQKQKENLRKVYKNKKYKPLDLRKKKTRAMRKALSPRDANRKTLKEIRKRSIYPQRKFAVKA, encoded by the exons ATG gtTAAAGTCAAGTGCTCAGATTTAAGAACAAAGGACAAAAAAGAGCTCACAAAGCAGCTCGAAGAGTTGAAGAATGAGTTACTTAACTTGCGAGTAGCCAAGGTTACCGGTGGAGCACCTTCAAAGCTCTCAAAAAT CCGTGTCGTACGCAAAGCCATTGCCCGTGTTTATATTGTGATGCACCAAAAGCAAAAGGAAAATTTGCGTAAGgtatacaagaataaaaaatataagccATTGGATTTGAGGAAAAAGAAGACCCGCGCTATGCGCAAGGCTTTGTCACCTAGAGACGCCAACAGAAAGACCCTTAAGGAAATCCGCAAGAGGTCTATTTACCCACAAAGAAAATTTGCTGTCAAAGCTTAA